Genomic window (Psychromonas sp. L1A2):
CTTTTTAGATTGGATAAATCATGTTACAGCTACCCCCTCTCAGTTTATATATTCATATTCCATGGTGTATTGAAAAATGTCCTTACTGCGACTTTAATTCTCATAAGTTACGCGGAGAAATCCCAGAAACTGAATATTTAAACGCACTTATTGATGACCTAAAACAAGACCTTAGTTTTGTTCAAGGGCGTGATTTATTCAGCATTTTTATTGGTGGAGGCACACCTAGCTTAATCTCTGCTGCGGGGATCAAATGGTTATTAGAAAATGTTCAGAGTTTAATTCCCTTTAGTGACAATATCGAAATAACCTTAGAAGCAAACCCAGGTGCTATTGAGAATCAAAAAATAGCTGACTTTAAAGAAGCCGGTATTAATCGATTTTCATTTGGAGTACAAAGCTTTCAACAGGAAAAGTTAACTAAATTAGGCCGAATCCATGGTGTAGAAGAGGCTAAAACAGCGGCTAGACAAGCACATAATGTGGGGATGAAAACATTCAATCTTGATTTAATGCATGGCTTGCCAGGGCAAAGTTTAGAAGATGCGATGAGTGATTTAGAAACAGCAATTGCCTTAAAACCAACTCATTTATCATGGTATCAACTGACTATTGAGCCTAATACACAATATTTTTCGCATCCTCCTACATTACCTGATGATGAAACACTTTGGGATATTCAAGAGACAGGATTGAAGCTATTAGCTGAGCATGGTTATCAACAATATGAAATATCTGGTTATAGCCAAGAAGGTTGGCAATGTCAGCATAATTTAAATTATTGGCGTTTTGGTGATTACTTGGGCATTGGCTGCGGTGCACACGGTAAGATATCATTCCCGTTAGAAAATAAAATATTACGCACTACTAAAATAAAACATCCTAAAGGATATTTAGAACCACAACGAGCTTATATGGATGATTGTAATGCTGTTGATAAAGATGAACTTGTCTTCGAATATATGATGAACCGATTACGTTTAATGGAAGTAATCCCGTTCGTAGAATTTGAAGATTACACAGGTTTACAACGCAGTGTATTAGAAAAACAGTTACAACAAGCAATCAATAAAAACCTAATAACAGTTGCTGAAGATAGTTACCAAGTAACACCTTTAGGGCATAGATACTTAAATGAATTGTTAACCATTTTTATGGAGTAATGGCCCCTCACTAAAGGGCCTATTCTTAGACTTCCATGAATTTTCAAAGAATTGACCGTTACTATTTCATTACTATTTTATTCTGATTTAGTAACGGTTTTAATGATTAGTGCAATGCGTTAAGCAAGACGAGACCGGTCATGCGCTTGCATAAAGTCGACCTCAGGACCAACAGGAATGATTCGAGTTGGATTAATTGTATCATGTGAACCATAATAATGCGCTTTGATATAATCAATATCGACGGTACTTGCAATGCCTTCATGTTGGTATAAATCACGAACATAATTCGACAAAGAGGGGTAATCAGCAATACGCTTTTTATTACATTTAAAATGCCCAACATAGGCCGCATCAAAACGTATTAAAGTAGTAAATAAACGCCAATCAGCTTCTGTTAACTGCTTACCCAACAAATAACGTTGTGTACTTAAACGTAACTCTACTTTATCTAACGCCTCAAAGACGGTATTAACAGCATCTTCATAAGCCGCTTGAGTGGTAGCAAAGCCAGCACGGTAAACCCCATTATTAATATCTCGGTATATCCAATCATTTACTTCATTAATTGCATCTTGAGCATGTTCAGGATAATAATCTCCTTCAGATGCGCCAATACCATCAAAAGCACTATTAAACATGCGAATAATATCTGCCGACTCGTTACTGACAATCGTTTGTTGCTGTTTATCCCATAAAATGGGCACAGTAACACGCCCTGAGTAAGCGGGATCTGCTAACGTATATAATTGATGAGCGAATAAAACATCATTAACACTATCTGCAATAACACCCACTCCAGGCTTAAACGTCCAACCTTCTTCTGCCATCAATGAATTGACCACCGAAATATCAATCATTGACTGTAGCCCTTTTAACTCCCTAAAAATTAAAGTGCGGTGTGCCCAAGGACAAGCCAATGAAATATATAAATGATAACGTCCAGCTTCAGCCTTAAATCCAGCTTTACCGGTTGGCCCTGCTTGACCATCTGCTGTGATCCAGTTTCTAAATTGCGACTCACTTCTAATAAATTTACCATTGTTTGCTTTGGTATCGTACCACTGGTTATGCCATTGCCCGTCTACTAATAATCCCATTATTTATTCCTCATCATATGTTCTTTCATAATCATTCAGCGATTATTTAAATTTTTTATTCCTTTAATCCATTTGATCGCTGAACTTTATACGTCGTTCATTAGGAGCCAGTTAATTAGATTCTTATTGAACTAATTTAAATAAATTTACCTTGGTTAAAATCATCAAAAGCCTGCAATAATTGATCTCTTGTATTCATAACAAATGGCCCATGTCGTGCGATAGGTTCATTAAAAGGTTTACCTGCAATTAATAAAAAACGACTCCCTTGCAATCCGCTTTGCAAAGAAACTTGTTCACCATTGGTTAAAACAGCTAATTTCTGAGCTTCAATATGAGTTGTATTTCCTGCACTTTGAACAATCACTTCACCTTCAATAACATAAATGAACGCATTATGATTTAGCTTAATTGATTGTGTTAACACTTGCTGCGCAGGTAAATGAACATCTAGATACAAAGGCTCGCTATGAACGTTTGTTACTGCACCAGTAGTGCCTTGATTGGTTGTCCCTGCGATAACATTTATTTGGCCGCCATTCGTTAATTGTTCGCACGCCATCGAATGTGGTAAAAATTCTTGGTATTGAGGCTCCTTCATTTTTGCATGACTCGGTAGATTCACCCATAACTGAAAACCTTTTAATAAACCATCTTCTTGCTCTGGCATTTCTGAATGCAAAATACCTTTACCTGCCGTCATCCATTGCACACCACCCGGTTCAATAATACCTTCATTACCAGCGCTATCTCTGTGGCGCATCTTTCCATTTAACAAATAAGTTACGGTTTCAAACCCTCGATGGGGATGTGTAGGAAAACCACCAATATAATCTTCAGCTTGGTCACTTTCAAAACAGTCTAATAACAAAAAGGGATCCAACATATCCAGCTGCGATGAACCAATAATACGCGTTAACTTAACGCCATCACCATCAGAGGTTTTAACACCAGAAACGATTTTTTTAACGCTACGCTCACTCTGCTTAATTGAGATTTGCTGTGAGCCATGTAGTGTGGCATCTATTATATGGTTCATATTTCACCTCTGTTACTGTTCTTAGTTATTGCTCTCAGTTATTGAGATGAACAAATCATAACTGTTGAACTATTGAGCATAAACAGCAATAATTTGAATTTATAATTGTCAAAAAGAGAACAATAGATGGGTCAAATGGAAAATATGGCACTCTTTGTGAGAATAGTAGAGTCTGGCGGTATCGGCAAAGCAGCTGCACAATTAGATATTGCAAAATCTGCGGTTAGCAGGCGTTTAGTAGAACTAGAAAAGCAACTTGATACTCAGCTGCTTTCTCGTACCACTCGTCAGTCTCACCTTACTGATGCAGGACGTATTTATTATCAAAAAGCATTAACTATTTTAAATGATGTCGCTGAATTAAATGCGCAAACAAGTGGTATTACAACGAATATTGAAGGTACTTTAAAACTGACTGCGCCTTTGTCCTTTGGCTTAACACATCTTGCTCCGATTATTGATGAGTTTAGCCAACTACACACAAACCTTTGTATTGATATCGACTTCTCTGATCGCCATGTGGATTTAGTAGAAGAAGGTTATGAATTGGCTATTCGTATTTCTAACTTAAAAGACTCTACATTAAAAGCAAAACGGCTGACCAGCATTCGTCACTTTTTATGTGCTAGCCCAGATTATTTAAAGCAACATGGTCAGCCAATAAATATCGAACAATTAAGCCAACACCGTTTATTACAATACACACAAAACGATCATCATAAATTACATATTACCGACCCTCGACAAAAACAACATCAGCTTGATGTAAATGCACAGATTAAAGCCAACAACGGCGATTTTTTAAAAATGTCTGCGATCAATGGACAAGGTATTGTTGCTTTACCACTATTTATTATTCATCAAGCTATTACTGAAGGGCAATTAGTGCCGATATTAACGGATCATCAATTACCTATCCTTCATGCTTATGCGGTTTATCCACAAACCCGTTTTTTATCACAACGCTGTCGTTTATTGATCGATTTTATTAGTGACAAGTTTTCACAAAAACCGTTGTGGGACAGCCTACAATAAAAAATAACAAGGCAGAAAACGAGGATTAAAAAAGACTTAAAATGATAACTAAGATCTTTGTTGCTATTTAATAGAAGAGTTCTAAATATTTAATCGAAGGTTTAGTCGAAGGATTGTTCATACTTAGCCGAAGGCTTATTAATCAATAGTGATAGTAATGTATTCCTCCGCAGAAGAATACAATTTGAGATCAAGGGTCTTAACTTAACTTAACTTAACTTAACTTAACTTAGTTAATTCTGACCCTGTAAATAGCTCTGTCATTTCGCTAACATCAAAGGATTCAATTGCTCCTTCAACTGCCACTCGGTAGTCTACTAGATGTGTATTTTCTCTGTGTATTTGCCATAACTCACGAGATTCCCAACATTCATAAAATATGAAATGAGCTGGGTTGTTATTATCTTGGTGTAAACGATATTCTACACACCCTTTTTCTATCAAGGTTTTATCGATTAACTTAATCATTTCAGCTTTTACAAAGTCGATCTTATCTTGTTTAACATTAATGTTCGCTACAATCGTCAAATTTATCATTTACGATCCTTTTTAAAGTGTAAGACTATCTACCACTATCTAATTTAATTTCTTTTATTTTATTTTATTTTTTAATTGGCAGACTCAATTTAGTATCATAAATTATTATTTAAATAAGATTCGTTAACTACTTATTATTTATCTCTAATAACAGGCCGATATAAAAATTCCAATTGAACCAATTTTCAATGGAAAAGATTTTCCAGATCGATACTTAGTATCGTTAAGTGCTTAGTGTCGTTAAGTGCTTAGTATCGATAGATCAATATCATTAATGAAAACGAATTAAATTGATAATTTATTTAAAAAGTTTTATTAAATCATTCAGCTATGGTCAAATACTGTCATTATTTTATCAACTTGATCGTGGAGAATATTATCAATCATCAACAGCTAAAAAAAGCCGAAATGAAAGCGGGTTGTAAAGCAGCAATCCCATTGATAATAGGTGGTATTCCTTTTGGAATTTTATTCGGTACATTAGCACCAACCAGTGGACTTTCGGTATGGGCCACCATGGCTATGTCACTGTTTGTTTTTGCTGGGTCAGCACAATTTATTGTTTTAGCATTAATTGCAGTACAAGCACCGCTGGAAATCATTTTGTTAACTACTTTTGTCGTTAATTTACGCCATCTGTTATACGCAACAGCATTAGTACCTCGAGTAGCTCATTTACCAATCGCATTACGAGCCTTTTTAGCCTTTGGCTTAACCGATGAAACCTTTGCTAACATGAGCCAACGTTATCAGCCTGATTCTCCGTTAGGTAATGATCATCGGTACGCGCATTTTTTCTATATTGGTTCTTTATTAAGTTTTTATATCGCTTGGTCATCGGCTACAGCACTTGGTTTAGTACTTGGCAATATTATTCCTGATATGACAAGTTGGGGACTAGAGTTTGCTATGTCAGTTACCTTTATCGGTATGGTGGTGCCTTACATTAATAGTAAAGCCATGTTAAGTGCAACGTGCAGTGCTGCAATAGCCTCTTTATCCTTTTCTTATTTACCTAATAAGCTTGGGCTCATTATTAGTGCATTAATAGGTGTTGCCGCTGGCTTATCAGTGATGCGTATGCAAAAAATGTCTATTAACAAGGAGAAGAAAATATGAATGAATTCTGGTTAATTTTAGGCATGTTCATCATTACATTTGGTATTCGTTTTGTCATGTTTGCTTTTGCAGGGAAAATTACTTTTCCAGTCTGGATGCAACAATCATTAAAATTTGTGCCTCCAGCAGTATTAACTGCAATCATAGTGCCCGCAGTCGTTATGCCCTATGGAGATATGGATATAAGTTTTACTAATGTTTATTTATTAGCGGCAATTATTAGTGTGGTGATCAGCCTAGTGACTAAGAGTTTATTAAAAACGATCTTCTTTGGTATGTTAGTTTTTTTACTGTTGAAGTTATTAATTGCTTAAGAGGACTTCAATTTTTCGTGCAGACTAACTCAGAAAAAACAGACAAAAAAACCGATGCTTTGTAGGCATCGGTTTTTATCTTAGCTAGTTATATCAATCGCACTAATTAACTGACTCTATTTTACTGGTTAAAGAAGCTCAGTTAACATAGCTTCTTTAACATAGTTGGTATTACCATTAGTACAAAGGCACTTTTAGCTTTATAGATTAACTTACTCAGGCGCTTCAGTTTCTACATCTTTAGTTTCAGGTGCAACTTCTGGTTTTGTTAATAATATTTCACGCAGCTTTTCATCTAACTCTTTAGCAGCAGCTGGATTTTCTTGCAAGAACTTACAAGCGTTACTCTTACCTTGGCCAATTTTGCTACCGTTGTATGAGTACCAAGAACCAGATTTTTCAACTAACTCTTGTTTAACACCTAAATCAATTAACTCGCCGTGGTTATTAATACCTTCGCCGTATAAGATTTGGAACTCAGCTTGTTTGAACGGTGGTGATACTTTGTTTTTAACCACTTTAACGCGTGTTTCATTACCTGTGATTTCATCACCATTTTTAACAGCGCCAATACGACGAATGTCTAAACGAACTGATGCATAGAATTTTAATGCATTACCACCAGTAGTTGTTTCTGGGTTACCAAACATAACTCCAATTTTCATACGGATTTGATTAATAAAGATAACCATCGTATTAGTTTGTTTAATGTTACCGGTTAGTTTACGTAATGCTTGAGACATTAGACGTGCTTGAAGACCCATGTGTGAGTCACCCATGTCTCCTTCAATTTCCGCTTTTGGCGTTAAGGCCGCAACAGAATCGACAATCACTACACCAACAGCACCTGAACGTACTAACATGTCACAGATTTCTAATGCTTGCTCACCAGTATCAGGTTGCGAGATAAGAAGATCATCAACATTAACACCTAATTTTTTTGCGTAGCTAGGGTCTAACGCATGCTCTGCATCGATAAACGCACAAGTTTTACCTTGTTTTTGTGCTTCAGCAATAACTTGTAATGTTAGCGTCGTTTTACCAGAACTTTCTGGACCGTATATTTCAACAACACGACCGTACGGTAAACCACCTATTCCAAGAGCAACATCTAAACCTAATGAGCCAGTTGAAACAGATTCAATTTCCATTGCTGCAGCACCGTCTCCTAGACGCATAATTGAACCTTTACCAAATTGTTTCTCAATTTGGCCTAATGCAGCTGCTAATGCTTTATCTTTATTTGCGTCCTGACTCATGTATTCTCCAGTGTTTTTCTTATGTTTTACTGTATATGCATGCAGTATACTGCTCATTTATACAGTATCAAGTTTTTTATTAAAAATATGATGATATTTATTTAGTTTAGCATATCAACGTTATCTATCAGCCCTAAAAGTGCTAAACGAATTGCTTGTGTTCTCACTTCAGAGCGATCACCTACAAATAAATAGGTTTCAGTTTTATGTCCACTATGTGCGTTATACCAAGCAATACAAACCGTACCCACTGGTTTTTCTTCGCTGCCGCCATCAGGCCCTGCAATCCCGCTTATCGCAACAGCAATATCGGCATCTGAATTTTTTATGGCGCCAATAGCCATGGCATTAACCACTTCTTTGGAGACCGCCCCAAACTCTTGAATCAACAGGTCTTCAACACCTAGCATCTGTGTTTTAGCGCCATTACTATAGGTAACAAAACTACGGTCAAACCACAGCGAACTTCCAGAAATTTCTGTAATAGCGTATGCTACACCACCTCCGGTACAGGATTCTGCGGTTGTAGCAACCAAGCCAGCATTAGTCAGTTTTTCGCCTAATACTTGCGCCAATTCTTTAACGGTTTTTTCAGTAAACATCATTTTCCGCCTTTTTTAGAAATAGTTATTAAGTGTATTCATTATGAAGCCAACAGCGCAAGAATTAAAACAGCATACTCCGATGATGCAACAATTTTTAACCTTAAAAAGTGAAGTGCCAGACACCTTACTCTTTTATCGTATGGGTGATTTCTACGAACTGTTTTTTGATGATGCTCGTAAAGCATCACAATTATTAGGTATTTCCCTTACTCAACGTGGAAAAACTGGCGGCAATGCCATTCCAATGGCCGGTGTTCCCTACCATAGTGTTGAAGGCTACTTAGCAAAATTGATTGCCCTTGGTGAATCGATTGCAATTTGTGAGCAAATTGGCGATCCGGCCACCAGCAAAGGCCCTGTTGAACGTAAGATAGTACGTATCATTACCCCTGGCACGATCACTGATGAAGCGTTATTAGATGATAAACAAGATAACTTATTATGTTCAGTTTACCAACAAGGTGACACCTTTGGTATTGCTTCATTAGATATTGGTAGTGGTCGCTTTATTGTTAATGAACTTAATAAAGCTGAATCTTTACAAGCAGAAATACAACGTCTAAATCCAGCTGAACTCTTATATCCCGATAACTTTGAATGTTTGGAGTTAATTGAACATTTACCTACGATTCGTCGTCGCCCTGAATGGGAATTTGAATTAGGTACCTGTAAAAAACTATTAACCCAACAGTTAGGCACTAAAGATCTCGTCGGGTTTGGTATTGAAAAAGCCCACTTTGCAATTTGTGCTGCTGGTGCGTTATTGCAATATTTAAAAGATACTCAACGTACAGTGCTTACCCATATTCAATCAATTACATTAGAACAAAGCACTGATACGGTTATTTTAGATGCCGCCACACGCCGTAACTTAGAGTTAACCTTTAATTTAGCAGGCGGGACCGATAATACGCTAGCGCAAATATTAGATACTACGGTAACCCCAATGGGTAGCCGTTTATTAAAACGTTGGATACATCAGCCAATTCGTAATTTAACGGTCTTAAATTACCGTCAAACCATGATCCAAACGTTAATGGATTTTGATTTAACTGACGCACTTTCTATCCCACTTAAACAGATCGGTGATATTGAGCGTGTGATTGCACGCTTAGCGTTACGTTCTGCACGCCCTCGGGATTTAACACGTTTACGTTGCGCTTTTTCTTTATTACCTGAATTACAGCATTTAATTGCAGAATTACCTTCTGAACTCGTTTCTACATTGAGCCAAGAAATGGGTAACTATCCAGAGCTATTAACCTTATTAGAAACGGCAGTTATTGATAATCCGCCAGTGTTAATACGTGATGGCGGCGTGATCAAAGCAGGTTATAACGAAGAGCTAGATCATTGGCGTAATTTATCAAAAGGTGCAACGGACTATTTAGAAGCGTTAGAAAAACGTGAACGTGAAAGTACTGGTATCAGCACTTTAAAGGTTGGTTATAACCGAGTGCATGGTTACTTCATTGAGATAAGTCGAAATCAATCTGAACATGTACCGGAGCATTATGTACGTCGCCAAACGCTTAAAGGTGCAGAGCGTTACATTATTGCAGAATTAAAAGAACACGAAGAAAAAGTATTATCTAGCCAAGGTAAAGCCTTAGCACTAGAGAAAAAACTTTATGAGCAATTGATTGATTTATTATTGCCACATTTAAAAAGCTTACAATTCACAGCCAAAGCATTAGCTGAATTAGACGTATTAAATACGTTAACCGAGCGCGCATTAACACTAAATTATGTTCGACCAGTGTTACAAGAACAAAACGGTATCGAAATTGAAGAAGGCCGACACCCTGTTGTTGAGCAAGTAAGTAAAACACCTTTTATTGCGAATCCTGTTAATTTACATAACCAACGTCGTATGTTGATTATTACTGGCCCTAACATGGGTGGTAAATCAACCTATATGCGTCAAGTTGCGTTGATGGTGTTGATGGCGCACATTGGTAGTTTTATTCCTGCTCAAAGTGCAAAAATAGGCCCTATAGATCGAATTTTCACTCGTATCGGTGCGTCGGATGATCTAGCAAGTGGTCGTTCAACCTTTATGGTAGAAATGACTGAAACTGCGAATATATTGCATAATGCAACGCCAAACTCATTAGTATTAATGGATGAGATAGGTCGAGGTACCAGTACTTTTGATGGTTTATCGTTAGCTTGGGCCTGTGCAGAACAATTAGCAGAAAAAATTCAAGCCTATACCTTATTTGCAACACACTATTTTGAATTAACACGTTTACCTGAAACGATTCCAGAACTAGTGAATGTGCATTTAGATGCAGTAGAGCACGGTGATACTATTGCCTTTTTGCATGCGTTACAAGAAGGTGCTGCCAACAAAAGTTATGGATTACAGGTTGCCGCATTAGCAGGTGTACCTAAATCAGTCTTAGATAATGCCAAGCAAAAACTAGCACAATTAGAAGCGTCTTCTAAACAATCTCAATCTTTTGAAAACCAAACTAATGATAAGCAAACAGCAGATAGTGTGGCCGAGGCTCAAGTTCAAGCTAGCCTAGATTTTTCAGAACCTGAAAAGCACAAAGCAGTCGCTTTACTTGAAGGAGTCGATCCAGATGAATTGACACCTAAACAAGCACTGGCAATGCTTTATCAACTAAAAGAACAGCTATAAAAATACTCATTGTTTATTCGAGTTATTGTAAGGGGCATTTAAGCCCCTTTTTTATACTTATACCAATGGAATTAAATAAGTGATCAGAGATTGCGCAGGAAAAATTAACACTAATAAGGCGTGAGTTGTAGGAGATAGTTGTTCTCACTTCAAAACTCACAACGCAGTTAGGGGGGATTTTAACCAGCAATAATGATCACCTTATTAATTCTTTTGGTATTATTATTCCTATACTTAATTTCTACACTTTATCTTTCCGCCTACTGTTTATCTATTAGCCTGCTGATAGAGGTTAACTTCTTAAGCATTTTATAAAACCTACATTTTTAAAACTTACATTTAAAAAAATGCCATTTTATCCGTTTATTTTTAAGCAAAATTTTGTCCATATAGTAAATAAACTATAAATATTTCAATTTAACGAATCTTTTATGACAATTGAAATATTTCTGTAACAAAACTCTGTTCTAATCACCGCACTTAAATAATTAACATCATTGCGTAATAGTCGCTGAATTGAATAGGCTTAAAAATGAAGACTCAAAATAACAATACAACAATGAATCAGTTCTTTAATTGGACTGCCGTCGTTTTTTTAGTGTATTGCATGCTAGTTGCTGTCAGTAGTGTGAGCAGTGGCTTTAAACTTTTCTCTGGTGGTGCTGCTGGTGCTGCTGAGATATTCCAATTTGCAAGTAATCCATTAGTTGCATTGATTTTGGGTACATTAGCAACGGCGTTAGTACAATCTTCTTCGACTGTAACAGCAGTAACAGTCGGCTTAGTCGCTGGCGGTTTACCTGTTTCAATTGCCATTCCATTAATTATGGGCGCAAACATTGGTACTACTATTACAAACTCGATCGTTTCAATTGGTCACGTTCGTAACAATG
Coding sequences:
- the hemW gene encoding radical SAM family heme chaperone HemW — encoded protein: MLQLPPLSLYIHIPWCIEKCPYCDFNSHKLRGEIPETEYLNALIDDLKQDLSFVQGRDLFSIFIGGGTPSLISAAGIKWLLENVQSLIPFSDNIEITLEANPGAIENQKIADFKEAGINRFSFGVQSFQQEKLTKLGRIHGVEEAKTAARQAHNVGMKTFNLDLMHGLPGQSLEDAMSDLETAIALKPTHLSWYQLTIEPNTQYFSHPPTLPDDETLWDIQETGLKLLAEHGYQQYEISGYSQEGWQCQHNLNYWRFGDYLGIGCGAHGKISFPLENKILRTTKIKHPKGYLEPQRAYMDDCNAVDKDELVFEYMMNRLRLMEVIPFVEFEDYTGLQRSVLEKQLQQAINKNLITVAEDSYQVTPLGHRYLNELLTIFME
- a CDS encoding glutathione S-transferase family protein; this translates as MGLLVDGQWHNQWYDTKANNGKFIRSESQFRNWITADGQAGPTGKAGFKAEAGRYHLYISLACPWAHRTLIFRELKGLQSMIDISVVNSLMAEEGWTFKPGVGVIADSVNDVLFAHQLYTLADPAYSGRVTVPILWDKQQQTIVSNESADIIRMFNSAFDGIGASEGDYYPEHAQDAINEVNDWIYRDINNGVYRAGFATTQAAYEDAVNTVFEALDKVELRLSTQRYLLGKQLTEADWRLFTTLIRFDAAYVGHFKCNKKRIADYPSLSNYVRDLYQHEGIASTVDIDYIKAHYYGSHDTINPTRIIPVGPEVDFMQAHDRSRLA
- a CDS encoding pirin family protein — protein: MNHIIDATLHGSQQISIKQSERSVKKIVSGVKTSDGDGVKLTRIIGSSQLDMLDPFLLLDCFESDQAEDYIGGFPTHPHRGFETVTYLLNGKMRHRDSAGNEGIIEPGGVQWMTAGKGILHSEMPEQEDGLLKGFQLWVNLPSHAKMKEPQYQEFLPHSMACEQLTNGGQINVIAGTTNQGTTGAVTNVHSEPLYLDVHLPAQQVLTQSIKLNHNAFIYVIEGEVIVQSAGNTTHIEAQKLAVLTNGEQVSLQSGLQGSRFLLIAGKPFNEPIARHGPFVMNTRDQLLQAFDDFNQGKFI
- a CDS encoding LysR family transcriptional regulator, producing MGQMENMALFVRIVESGGIGKAAAQLDIAKSAVSRRLVELEKQLDTQLLSRTTRQSHLTDAGRIYYQKALTILNDVAELNAQTSGITTNIEGTLKLTAPLSFGLTHLAPIIDEFSQLHTNLCIDIDFSDRHVDLVEEGYELAIRISNLKDSTLKAKRLTSIRHFLCASPDYLKQHGQPINIEQLSQHRLLQYTQNDHHKLHITDPRQKQHQLDVNAQIKANNGDFLKMSAINGQGIVALPLFIIHQAITEGQLVPILTDHQLPILHAYAVYPQTRFLSQRCRLLIDFISDKFSQKPLWDSLQ
- a CDS encoding putative quinol monooxygenase, producing MINLTIVANINVKQDKIDFVKAEMIKLIDKTLIEKGCVEYRLHQDNNNPAHFIFYECWESRELWQIHRENTHLVDYRVAVEGAIESFDVSEMTELFTGSELTKLS
- a CDS encoding AzlC family ABC transporter permease, with the translated sequence MENIINHQQLKKAEMKAGCKAAIPLIIGGIPFGILFGTLAPTSGLSVWATMAMSLFVFAGSAQFIVLALIAVQAPLEIILLTTFVVNLRHLLYATALVPRVAHLPIALRAFLAFGLTDETFANMSQRYQPDSPLGNDHRYAHFFYIGSLLSFYIAWSSATALGLVLGNIIPDMTSWGLEFAMSVTFIGMVVPYINSKAMLSATCSAAIASLSFSYLPNKLGLIISALIGVAAGLSVMRMQKMSINKEKKI
- a CDS encoding AzlD domain-containing protein — protein: MNEFWLILGMFIITFGIRFVMFAFAGKITFPVWMQQSLKFVPPAVLTAIIVPAVVMPYGDMDISFTNVYLLAAIISVVISLVTKSLLKTIFFGMLVFLLLKLLIA
- the recA gene encoding recombinase RecA; translation: MSQDANKDKALAAALGQIEKQFGKGSIMRLGDGAAAMEIESVSTGSLGLDVALGIGGLPYGRVVEIYGPESSGKTTLTLQVIAEAQKQGKTCAFIDAEHALDPSYAKKLGVNVDDLLISQPDTGEQALEICDMLVRSGAVGVVIVDSVAALTPKAEIEGDMGDSHMGLQARLMSQALRKLTGNIKQTNTMVIFINQIRMKIGVMFGNPETTTGGNALKFYASVRLDIRRIGAVKNGDEITGNETRVKVVKNKVSPPFKQAEFQILYGEGINNHGELIDLGVKQELVEKSGSWYSYNGSKIGQGKSNACKFLQENPAAAKELDEKLREILLTKPEVAPETKDVETEAPE
- a CDS encoding CinA family protein is translated as MFTEKTVKELAQVLGEKLTNAGLVATTAESCTGGGVAYAITEISGSSLWFDRSFVTYSNGAKTQMLGVEDLLIQEFGAVSKEVVNAMAIGAIKNSDADIAVAISGIAGPDGGSEEKPVGTVCIAWYNAHSGHKTETYLFVGDRSEVRTQAIRLALLGLIDNVDMLN
- the mutS gene encoding DNA mismatch repair protein MutS; translated protein: MKPTAQELKQHTPMMQQFLTLKSEVPDTLLFYRMGDFYELFFDDARKASQLLGISLTQRGKTGGNAIPMAGVPYHSVEGYLAKLIALGESIAICEQIGDPATSKGPVERKIVRIITPGTITDEALLDDKQDNLLCSVYQQGDTFGIASLDIGSGRFIVNELNKAESLQAEIQRLNPAELLYPDNFECLELIEHLPTIRRRPEWEFELGTCKKLLTQQLGTKDLVGFGIEKAHFAICAAGALLQYLKDTQRTVLTHIQSITLEQSTDTVILDAATRRNLELTFNLAGGTDNTLAQILDTTVTPMGSRLLKRWIHQPIRNLTVLNYRQTMIQTLMDFDLTDALSIPLKQIGDIERVIARLALRSARPRDLTRLRCAFSLLPELQHLIAELPSELVSTLSQEMGNYPELLTLLETAVIDNPPVLIRDGGVIKAGYNEELDHWRNLSKGATDYLEALEKRERESTGISTLKVGYNRVHGYFIEISRNQSEHVPEHYVRRQTLKGAERYIIAELKEHEEKVLSSQGKALALEKKLYEQLIDLLLPHLKSLQFTAKALAELDVLNTLTERALTLNYVRPVLQEQNGIEIEEGRHPVVEQVSKTPFIANPVNLHNQRRMLIITGPNMGGKSTYMRQVALMVLMAHIGSFIPAQSAKIGPIDRIFTRIGASDDLASGRSTFMVEMTETANILHNATPNSLVLMDEIGRGTSTFDGLSLAWACAEQLAEKIQAYTLFATHYFELTRLPETIPELVNVHLDAVEHGDTIAFLHALQEGAANKSYGLQVAALAGVPKSVLDNAKQKLAQLEASSKQSQSFENQTNDKQTADSVAEAQVQASLDFSEPEKHKAVALLEGVDPDELTPKQALAMLYQLKEQL